The Gracilimonas sp. genome includes a region encoding these proteins:
- a CDS encoding response regulator — translation MDKDYTLLIIDDDTPIHLILNKMLGDEYNILMAGTAQEGIDMLAEKQVHFILTDIHMPGMSGLDFLQALMEDADRKDIPVLIMTSLPTVEKEQMALGLGAADFIDKSLFNEKPDELLNRIRAKLVSSIEIPDLPPELNIDRKEITKSILFEVSSGDFVNTTQKLCKILGQKLQTDHLSFWMIKGDKVQMLLANGVQPPQRYGPRELKREETFQRLLKKKRPYMVNNVYTTGRGILIETSQDEGLPAEIGIPLFALTEQQLIKNKMKIPPTVPLFGYVVLKRKRVFTSKEYKMTSVLMMHLGTILWRLFRKL, via the coding sequence ATGGACAAGGATTACACCCTGTTAATCATCGATGACGACACCCCGATACATCTTATACTGAATAAGATGCTGGGTGATGAGTACAATATTTTGATGGCCGGAACCGCCCAGGAAGGCATTGATATGCTTGCGGAAAAACAAGTTCATTTCATCCTCACTGATATTCACATGCCGGGAATGTCGGGACTGGATTTTTTGCAGGCTCTGATGGAAGATGCTGACCGAAAAGACATTCCCGTCCTGATTATGACCAGCCTGCCTACCGTTGAAAAAGAGCAAATGGCTCTGGGTTTAGGTGCTGCAGATTTTATTGATAAATCCCTATTCAATGAAAAGCCTGATGAGCTCTTGAATAGAATCCGTGCAAAGCTGGTTTCTAGTATCGAAATTCCTGACCTCCCTCCTGAGCTGAACATTGACCGTAAGGAAATAACCAAAAGTATTCTCTTTGAAGTTTCCTCCGGTGATTTTGTGAATACCACCCAAAAGCTATGCAAGATTTTGGGGCAAAAACTCCAAACCGATCACCTTTCATTTTGGATGATCAAAGGAGATAAAGTTCAAATGTTGCTGGCTAATGGAGTACAGCCGCCTCAGCGTTATGGGCCTCGTGAACTTAAAAGGGAAGAAACTTTTCAGCGGTTGCTAAAGAAAAAGCGGCCATATATGGTAAATAATGTATATACCACTGGCAGAGGAATATTGATAGAGACTTCGCAGGATGAGGGACTCCCTGCAGAAATTGGAATCCCCTTATTTGCTTTAACTGAACAGCAGCTCATAAAAAATAAAATGAAAATTCCTCCCACCGTACCTTTATTTGGTTATGTGGTGCTGAAGCGAAAACGGGTTTTTACGTCTAAAGAATATAAAATGACTTCCGTCCTGATGATGCACTTGGGTACTATTTTATGGCGACTATTCAGGAAGCTTTAA
- the tsaE gene encoding tRNA (adenosine(37)-N6)-threonylcarbamoyltransferase complex ATPase subunit type 1 TsaE, producing MQQFESSSVEETIRIGFEFGKQLKSGDVVCLDGDLGAGKTHFVKGVASFFGIEPEKVSSPTYTLIHEYSGDLSVYHFDCYRLKHEQEALEIGAEEYFYGDGVCLVEWPKKIESLIPEEAIWVEMSHLPEDKRNIIIHQKQ from the coding sequence GTGCAGCAATTCGAAAGTTCATCCGTTGAAGAAACCATTCGCATTGGTTTCGAGTTTGGTAAGCAATTGAAGTCCGGCGATGTTGTTTGCCTGGATGGCGACCTCGGTGCTGGTAAAACACATTTTGTAAAAGGTGTAGCATCTTTTTTTGGAATTGAACCTGAAAAAGTCAGCTCACCTACCTATACTTTGATTCACGAATATTCCGGTGATCTTTCCGTTTATCATTTTGACTGCTACCGGTTGAAACACGAACAGGAAGCCCTGGAAATAGGAGCCGAAGAATACTTTTATGGCGACGGCGTTTGCTTGGTTGAATGGCCAAAAAAAATTGAAAGCCTGATCCCGGAAGAAGCCATTTGGGTTGAAATGTCACACCTTCCGGAGGATAAACGAAATATTATTATTCATCAGAAGCAGTAA
- the serA gene encoding phosphoglycerate dehydrogenase, with translation MSAANEDLSYPKENIKVLLLEGIHPTAEENFRKHDFLNVETQEEALSEEELLDKIEDVHLIGIRSKTQITKKVIEKASKLKAIGCFCIGTNQVDLQAAMMAGITVFNSPYSNTRSVAELVIAESIMLKRRIPLRDKKAHEGTWLKDAKDSYEVRGKNIGIIGYGHIGSQVSVLAENMGFNVLYYDIEPKLPMGNATRVESLEELLNKSDIVTLHVPATPGTSMMMDAERFSQMKKGSVLLNLSRGSVVDIKALKEALESGHISGAGIDVYPEEPESSGESFRTELQNLPNVILTPHIGGSTIEAQYNIGQDVSTKLINLIDNGTTVGSHSVPPLNLPVQKNAHRILHIHENKPGVLSEINRCLSDSDINILGQYLKTNEYIGYVVLDVDKEYDDRVIEEIRNVKHTIKTRILY, from the coding sequence ATGTCAGCAGCCAACGAAGACCTTTCTTATCCCAAAGAAAATATAAAAGTCCTTTTGCTTGAAGGAATCCATCCAACTGCAGAGGAAAATTTCAGAAAGCATGATTTCCTGAATGTTGAAACACAGGAAGAAGCTTTAAGCGAAGAAGAGCTTCTGGATAAAATTGAAGACGTTCACCTGATTGGGATTCGTTCCAAAACTCAGATCACCAAAAAAGTCATTGAAAAAGCATCCAAGCTGAAGGCGATAGGCTGCTTCTGCATTGGCACCAATCAGGTTGACTTACAAGCCGCCATGATGGCCGGAATCACCGTTTTCAACTCTCCCTACTCCAATACGCGTTCTGTCGCTGAACTGGTGATTGCCGAATCCATTATGCTGAAGCGCCGGATTCCCCTTCGGGATAAAAAAGCACACGAAGGAACCTGGCTGAAGGATGCCAAAGACAGCTATGAAGTCCGCGGAAAAAATATAGGTATTATAGGCTATGGACATATCGGATCACAGGTATCTGTACTGGCCGAAAATATGGGGTTCAATGTGTTGTATTATGACATTGAACCGAAACTGCCAATGGGTAATGCCACCCGCGTGGAATCACTGGAAGAACTCCTGAACAAATCCGATATCGTAACGCTGCACGTGCCGGCCACACCCGGAACCAGTATGATGATGGATGCCGAACGGTTCAGCCAAATGAAAAAAGGCAGTGTATTGCTCAATCTTTCCCGTGGTTCGGTCGTTGATATTAAAGCACTGAAAGAGGCCCTGGAATCCGGACATATCTCCGGAGCCGGCATCGATGTATACCCGGAAGAGCCAGAGTCTTCGGGAGAATCCTTCCGGACGGAACTTCAGAATTTACCCAACGTGATTTTAACTCCGCATATCGGTGGTTCAACCATAGAAGCACAATATAATATCGGACAGGATGTTTCCACCAAGCTTATCAATCTGATAGATAACGGAACTACGGTAGGCTCACATTCGGTTCCTCCGCTTAATCTACCGGTTCAGAAAAATGCCCATCGTATTCTGCATATTCACGAAAACAAGCCGGGCGTGCTTTCCGAAATCAACCGCTGCCTATCCGATTCAGACATCAATATTTTAGGGCAGTACCTGAAAACCAACGAATATATTGGCTATGTGGTCTTGGATGTGGACAAGGAATATGACGACCGTGTGATTGAGGAAATCCGT
- the pnuC gene encoding nicotinamide riboside transporter PnuC yields MEYIIDGIINGIIQTTALEWIAVITGLMSVWFSMKENILVYPTGIISVLIYVYLAFQYKLYADMGVNFYYFVMSVYGWYYWVHPKDKSRKQVRVTINNQKENLITLGILLISFGILYFGLSNFTDSDVAFWDATTTCFAIAGMWLMARKKIENWIAWIITDLISIPLYFYKGLVLTSFQFLIFTGLAFAGYLAWKKSMEEQEENDLYQGFDAI; encoded by the coding sequence ATGGAATACATCATTGACGGCATTATTAACGGGATTATTCAGACTACTGCACTAGAGTGGATTGCCGTAATCACCGGACTTATGAGCGTTTGGTTCTCCATGAAGGAAAACATTCTGGTCTATCCCACGGGAATTATCAGCGTGCTGATTTACGTGTACCTCGCCTTTCAGTATAAACTGTATGCTGATATGGGTGTGAACTTCTATTACTTCGTGATGAGTGTATATGGCTGGTACTACTGGGTTCACCCGAAAGATAAAAGCAGAAAGCAAGTTCGGGTTACCATTAACAATCAAAAAGAAAACCTGATAACCCTTGGCATACTGCTGATTTCCTTCGGCATTCTCTACTTCGGGCTTTCTAACTTTACTGACAGTGATGTCGCCTTCTGGGATGCTACAACAACGTGTTTTGCAATCGCCGGCATGTGGCTAATGGCCCGCAAGAAAATCGAAAACTGGATAGCGTGGATTATTACTGACTTAATCTCTATTCCGCTCTATTTTTATAAAGGATTGGTGCTTACCAGCTTCCAGTTTCTCATCTTTACCGGATTGGCGTTTGCCGGGTACCTGGCGTGGAAGAAATCAATGGAGGAGCAGGAGGAAAATGACCTATATCAAGGTTTTGATGCTATTTGA
- a CDS encoding thiamine diphosphokinase gives MHAVIVSNGFPPSKELLREELTSADLIIGADGGGNTLLTNDFIPDVVIGDMDSFKKPETVNFEIIHDPDQETNDLEKALSLALYRDVETCTVLGAFGQRMDHSLKNLSVLKRFDSAFKQLLFKDERQSARLVSSTFKAELPVGSIVSLFPLSGKVTGITTKGLKYPLKGEVLENGERDGTSNENVEEEFSIEIESGDLVVFVEN, from the coding sequence ATGCACGCAGTTATTGTCAGTAATGGATTTCCCCCATCAAAAGAATTACTAAGGGAAGAATTGACATCAGCAGATTTAATTATCGGTGCGGATGGTGGAGGGAATACACTGCTCACTAACGATTTTATTCCAGATGTAGTAATCGGGGATATGGACAGTTTTAAGAAGCCGGAAACGGTGAACTTTGAAATTATTCACGATCCTGATCAGGAAACCAACGACCTTGAAAAGGCACTTTCACTGGCTCTTTATCGGGATGTGGAAACCTGTACGGTACTGGGTGCATTCGGGCAACGAATGGATCATTCCCTGAAAAACTTATCGGTGCTAAAGCGCTTCGATTCGGCTTTCAAACAATTACTTTTTAAAGATGAAAGGCAATCTGCCCGGCTGGTTAGTTCAACGTTTAAGGCTGAGCTTCCGGTAGGCAGCATTGTTTCTCTTTTTCCTCTTTCGGGCAAAGTGACAGGTATTACCACAAAAGGGCTTAAGTACCCGCTTAAAGGTGAAGTCCTTGAAAATGGGGAACGGGATGGAACCTCGAATGAAAATGTGGAAGAAGAGTTTTCCATCGAAATTGAGAGTGGGGATCTGGTGGTTTTTGTAGAGAATTAA
- a CDS encoding GIY-YIG nuclease family protein: MDNATYIVTNPERKVLYTGVTNNLPRRIVEHYLNRGNKKSYAGRYFCYCLIWYDVFPTMYEAIEAEKRIKGKSRAWKEELIMKSNPKWKFLNEEILGEWPPKNTLPE; encoded by the coding sequence ATGGATAATGCAACCTACATTGTAACCAACCCAGAAAGAAAGGTGCTTTACACGGGAGTAACAAATAATCTCCCCAGGAGAATAGTTGAGCATTACCTGAACCGTGGAAATAAGAAGTCTTATGCAGGGCGATATTTTTGCTATTGTCTCATATGGTACGATGTTTTTCCTACGATGTACGAAGCAATTGAAGCTGAAAAAAGGATCAAGGGAAAGTCTAGAGCATGGAAAGAGGAATTAATTATGAAGTCAAATCCAAAATGGAAGTTTTTAAATGAAGAAATACTTGGGGAATGGCCTCCTAAAAATACATTGCCTGAATAG
- a CDS encoding bifunctional oligoribonuclease/PAP phosphatase NrnA, with product MFKNFISKIIQHQKVAVFSHVRPDGDCLGSQVALCLWLQKNGIETSAFNEDPIPENMGWLLDFFPVSKPSADQLSDFDAFVVVDGNALHRFGNAAETLADLDKPIYMIDHHPDPDAIFEEFVSEVEASSTCELVYQLYAEHDARQIDVSASKAMYLGLVTDTGSFQFDSVKPGTLHAAADLLERGGFTPNQITEKIYSSRPLRQLKLLSLALETIELHEDGQISTITITRDMFEQTGTSNEDTEGFVQYPLSVEGVKACVLFREDGERVKLSLRSQSDIDVNKWARMFNGGGHKKAAGAWHSGPLSKAVKEVIDEGREQL from the coding sequence ATGTTCAAAAACTTTATTTCAAAAATAATACAACATCAAAAAGTAGCCGTTTTTTCACACGTCAGGCCCGATGGTGACTGCCTTGGCTCACAGGTGGCACTCTGCCTCTGGCTTCAAAAAAACGGGATTGAAACTTCAGCTTTCAACGAAGATCCCATTCCTGAAAATATGGGCTGGCTGCTCGACTTTTTCCCTGTTTCTAAACCTTCAGCAGATCAACTTTCTGATTTTGATGCCTTTGTGGTAGTTGATGGAAATGCCCTTCACCGCTTTGGCAATGCAGCGGAAACCTTAGCCGATCTGGACAAGCCGATTTACATGATTGATCATCACCCCGACCCAGATGCTATTTTTGAAGAGTTTGTATCAGAAGTTGAGGCCTCATCAACATGTGAGCTCGTTTATCAGTTATATGCTGAACATGACGCCCGGCAAATTGATGTATCAGCGTCCAAAGCTATGTACCTGGGTTTGGTTACCGATACCGGATCTTTTCAGTTCGACAGTGTAAAACCGGGGACCCTTCATGCCGCAGCTGATTTACTGGAACGTGGCGGCTTCACTCCAAACCAGATCACGGAAAAAATTTATAGCTCCCGCCCGTTAAGGCAGCTTAAACTTTTGAGCCTTGCCCTCGAAACTATTGAGCTTCATGAGGATGGACAGATTTCAACCATCACCATCACCCGTGATATGTTTGAACAAACCGGGACTTCTAATGAGGACACGGAGGGTTTTGTGCAATATCCGCTTAGTGTGGAAGGCGTGAAAGCATGTGTACTATTTAGAGAAGATGGTGAACGTGTTAAACTAAGTTTGCGCTCACAAAGTGATATTGATGTAAACAAATGGGCCCGAATGTTTAACGGAGGCGGACACAAAAAAGCGGCCGGAGCCTGGCATTCCGGACCGCTATCAAAAGCCGTAAAAGAAGTGATTGATGAGGGAAGAGAACAATTATAG
- a CDS encoding response regulator: MPKILWADDEIDQLQSHIIFLEKKGFEITPVANGDDAVTMISSEPFDIVYLDEQMPGMGGIETLEKIKAIQPSLPVVMITKSEEESIMEDAIGGKISDYLIKPVNPNQILLTTKRLLERSRIQSEKSAQTYLKQFNELSSRIHPGTHWKEWIDIYKELTNWQIDLGSGDEGLIQVLDDQFQQANKEFGKFVNQEYKDWMKKDEGRPLLSQEIFKKYVNPHLEKDEKVMFFLVDCMRYDQWLVFEPVLSKYFSIDTDFYYSILPTATPYSRNAIFSGLYPSDIERMYPELWQQGQDESSLNRHEEELLRKQLERDGIDINFKYEKILNADAGRKVADKIGSYAQSKLAAFVFNFVDTLVHSRSDSDVIKELAPDVSAFRSVTEAWFQHSSLLQMFKGLAKEDVTLIITTDHGSVRALRDTKVYGDKDTATNLRYKYGRNLKADESDAVIFMEDPEQYRLPKVGSVNNYIIAREDYYFVYPTNYHKYQNRYRDTFQHGGSSMEEMILPVATLTPK; the protein is encoded by the coding sequence ATGCCAAAGATACTCTGGGCTGATGACGAGATAGATCAGCTGCAATCACACATTATATTTTTAGAAAAAAAGGGATTTGAAATCACACCGGTTGCAAACGGGGATGATGCGGTAACTATGATTTCATCTGAGCCTTTTGATATCGTTTACCTGGATGAACAAATGCCTGGCATGGGCGGCATCGAGACGCTGGAGAAAATAAAAGCTATACAACCCTCTCTTCCGGTAGTTATGATTACCAAAAGTGAGGAAGAATCGATTATGGAAGATGCCATTGGCGGCAAGATTTCCGACTACCTCATCAAGCCGGTTAACCCAAACCAGATTTTACTAACCACAAAGCGGTTGCTTGAGCGAAGCCGAATTCAGTCTGAAAAATCGGCACAAACCTACCTGAAACAATTCAACGAACTTTCCTCCCGAATACACCCCGGCACTCACTGGAAGGAATGGATTGACATTTATAAAGAGCTCACAAACTGGCAAATTGATTTAGGCTCCGGTGATGAAGGACTTATACAGGTTTTGGATGACCAGTTTCAGCAGGCTAACAAAGAGTTTGGAAAGTTTGTAAATCAGGAATACAAAGACTGGATGAAAAAAGATGAAGGCCGGCCTTTGCTTTCACAGGAAATCTTCAAAAAGTATGTGAATCCACATCTGGAAAAAGATGAAAAGGTGATGTTTTTCCTGGTCGACTGTATGCGATACGACCAATGGCTGGTTTTTGAGCCGGTTCTCTCCAAGTACTTCTCCATCGATACTGATTTCTACTACTCCATTTTACCAACAGCCACGCCTTATTCCCGCAATGCAATTTTTTCGGGGCTTTATCCCTCCGATATAGAACGCATGTATCCGGAATTATGGCAACAGGGTCAGGATGAATCTTCTTTGAACCGTCACGAAGAGGAGCTACTCCGGAAGCAGCTTGAGCGCGATGGCATTGATATTAATTTTAAGTACGAGAAAATTCTCAATGCTGATGCTGGTAGAAAAGTAGCCGATAAAATCGGAAGCTATGCTCAATCCAAATTAGCGGCTTTCGTATTCAACTTCGTAGATACGCTGGTTCATTCCCGCTCCGACTCAGACGTTATAAAGGAATTGGCTCCCGATGTATCTGCTTTCCGGTCGGTAACAGAGGCCTGGTTCCAGCATTCCTCGTTATTACAGATGTTTAAGGGACTGGCTAAAGAAGATGTCACTTTGATTATTACAACCGATCACGGTTCAGTACGTGCCCTCCGGGATACCAAGGTATATGGAGACAAGGACACCGCCACCAACTTACGATATAAGTATGGTCGTAATCTGAAGGCAGACGAATCTGATGCAGTCATTTTTATGGAAGATCCTGAGCAATACAGGCTTCCCAAAGTTGGATCTGTGAATAATTACATCATCGCCCGCGAGGATTACTATTTCGTATATCCTACTAATTACCACAAATATCAGAACCGCTACCGGGATACCTTCCAGCACGGTGGATCCTCTATGGAAGAAATGATATTACCCGTAGCCACTCTAACTCCGAAATAA
- a CDS encoding trypsin-like peptidase domain-containing protein, translated as MVRHATIVFLFVSLFAGCTPEQKKASPGTTPLVSLGTISPGETASAQQQGDRNQDQTQTPITVDDSRKNAITNAVQKAGPAVVSITVTELQRGYTREFDTFFFRYFDVPVQREVKSSGSGFIISEDGLVVTNEHVASKNSKTIMVALSDGSKHEAELLGSDELADLSLLKIKGERTSFPYVKFADSDEIMVGEWTIAMGNPFGLFADGQPSVTVGVVSAKERDFRPDPQDPRVYVEMIQTDAAINRGNSGGPLVNSNGEVMGVNTFIFTGGTSSGFVGLGFAIPSNRVQKIISQLKESGSVSLEYDPGMNFVPVTRQLIMQYPSIPRVLGLFVTEVNKSGPAYECGIMPGDVIIQIGEERVTSDMHAWALMREYEEGEEMTLHLIRDNKQYKTSMKLRKRVRGR; from the coding sequence ATGGTTAGACACGCTACGATTGTTTTTCTGTTTGTTTCTCTTTTTGCAGGTTGTACCCCCGAACAAAAAAAGGCGAGCCCCGGCACCACTCCTTTAGTTTCATTAGGTACTATTTCACCTGGTGAGACAGCGTCTGCCCAGCAACAGGGAGATCGGAATCAGGATCAAACCCAAACTCCCATCACCGTTGATGACTCCCGCAAGAATGCCATCACCAATGCCGTACAAAAAGCAGGTCCGGCGGTGGTTAGCATTACCGTAACTGAATTACAAAGAGGCTATACCCGCGAATTTGATACCTTTTTTTTCCGGTATTTTGATGTTCCCGTACAGCGCGAAGTTAAAAGCTCTGGTTCCGGGTTCATCATCAGTGAAGACGGACTGGTAGTTACCAACGAGCATGTTGCCAGTAAAAACTCCAAAACCATCATGGTTGCCCTTTCTGACGGCAGTAAGCACGAAGCCGAGCTGTTAGGCTCTGACGAACTCGCTGATCTTTCCCTTTTGAAAATTAAAGGAGAACGCACCTCTTTTCCTTATGTGAAATTTGCTGATTCCGATGAAATCATGGTTGGGGAATGGACCATCGCCATGGGAAATCCATTTGGGCTTTTTGCTGACGGGCAGCCCTCCGTTACCGTTGGCGTGGTTAGTGCCAAAGAACGCGACTTCCGGCCCGACCCTCAGGACCCCCGCGTTTATGTTGAAATGATTCAGACGGATGCTGCTATTAACCGTGGCAATTCCGGCGGACCCTTAGTGAACAGCAATGGTGAAGTAATGGGAGTAAATACTTTTATTTTTACCGGAGGCACCAGCAGTGGTTTTGTGGGACTGGGCTTTGCTATTCCCAGCAATCGCGTTCAGAAAATTATTTCTCAACTAAAAGAGTCCGGTTCCGTTTCTCTTGAATATGATCCCGGAATGAATTTTGTGCCTGTTACCCGGCAGCTAATTATGCAGTATCCAAGTATCCCGCGGGTGTTGGGATTATTTGTAACTGAAGTGAACAAAAGCGGCCCCGCTTATGAATGCGGGATTATGCCCGGCGATGTGATTATTCAAATTGGGGAAGAGCGCGTAACCAGCGACATGCACGCCTGGGCTTTAATGCGGGAATATGAAGAAGGTGAAGAAATGACCCTTCATCTCATCCGGGATAACAAGCAGTATAAAACCAGCATGAAGCTGAGAAAAAGGGTTCGGGGACGGTAA